Within Streptomyces roseirectus, the genomic segment GGAAGTTCTCGATACGGGTACGGCGGTCCTGCGCGCTGGTCGTCGAGTCCACGGCGGCGGACGGCACACCCCGGTCGTTGAGCATGGCCGCCAGGTACTTGGCGTTGTCGACGGACGTGGCGAAGAGCAAAGTCGGCCAGTCGTCCGGCAGTTCGGCCACCGAGTCGACGATCCGTCGGCTGCGCTCGTGGTCGTCGGCGAGTCGTTGCTCGGCGGCTCGGGAGAGCATCGCCATGCGGTCGGCGTAGGTCTTCTCGTCCTGGGTCAGTTCGATCCGACCGCCTTCCAGGGTGCGGTGCTCGACCTGGGCGAGCATGCCCCACTCCTGGAGGTCGCGGTACGGGTCGCCCGAGGGGAAGACACCCTCGTCGAGACGCCTGTCGCCGAAGCGGGTGACCAGACGGCGGGTCTCGTCCTCGTTCCTGTTGCGGAACGGGGTCGCGGTCAGGCCCAGCAGATGCCGACCGGTCTCGTACTGGGTCAGGCCCAACTCCCCCAGGATCTGGGTGTATCGCTTGGAGATGGCGAAGTGCGCCTCGTCCACGATCACCAGCGCGGCCTGCCGCAGCCACGCGTACTGGTCGGTGCCAAGACAGCGTTCCAGCTTCGCGTCGGTGGCGACCACGAGATGGGGGTGATCGACGACGTTCCCGACCTCGTTGCCGCTCCAGAGCCGGCTGATGGTGAGCGGGCGTTCCGCTCCGACCTTGCTCCAGACGAACTTCCAGCTCTGCACGGCCTGTTCGCACAGCTCCTCGGTCTGGGCGATCCACAGCAGGGGGCCCTTGAGGTCGCCGACGCGCTTGACCCAGCGGATCACGGCCTCGGCGGTGACCCGGGTCTTGCCGGCGCCGGTGGGCAGCGAGAGCATGCCGCGCTGCGGCGCCAACCGGTCGAGCATCGTGGAGATGTTGCGGACCAGATCCTCCTGGTAGGTGTGGAGGCTCGGGAAGTCCCGGGGGCCCGCGACGGTCTCGGACGAGGGCGGAGCCGGAGTCCGCGATCCGGCGAACGCGGCCGGCAGCCTCAGATCAGAGACGAACGCGACGGCCGCCGCCGAACCCGTGTAACCGACCGGCGCGTCGGGGAACCGGGCCTGGATGTCCCGGGCGTGCTGCTGGAGCACGCCGTCGCCGTGCGCGTTGAACGCCATCTGCGCGATCCGGCGCCCCGTCGGCTCCGTGCCGTCGGTCGCCCGCAGCTCGGCCTCCATCAGCCCCTCGGGGAGCCCGGAGCGGAGCGCGTCCGCACCGATCAGGAGCTCGATCTTGTCGACCACGTCCTCGGTGTCGCGCACGGCCTTCCGCGCGGCCCGCATCGAGCTGTCCCGCTCCATGCGCTCCTGCTGCTCCAGTACGGCCTTGCAGCCCGCCGCCCCGAGCCCCAGCCCCAGCTCGGCGTCGATCAGCCGCAGCATCGGCTCGGGTGCCAGCGGCACGCGGACCTTCACCGTGTTGTCCTGCCGGACGGACTTCAACGGAGAGGCGTGCGTGCCGTTCGGGGTCCGGGTGACCTCCTCCAGCTCGCCGCACCGCTGTACCAGACTGTTGCGGTTGGCGCCGTTCAACCGCTGCCGCAGGGCCGGGTACAACTCGACCAGCGGAACGGGCTCGCCCTCCGGGACCTCGCGGGTCTCCTTGCTGATCACGTCGGAGTAGCGGAGCATGCCCCACTTCTCGACCATCAGCTCGGCGTCGTCGGTCGTCGGCACGAGCAGCGCGGGCAACTGCTCGGCACGCAGCGCCCGGTACTCGGCGGTGCCGACGGCGACGGTGATCTCGCCGTCGGGGCGGGTGCCCCAGGCGTCCCCGATCCGGCACCGGGTCAGGGAGTCCTCGGGGAAGTCCGCGCCGAACCGGGTCAGCATCACGTAGGTGGCGCCCACGAAGGTGTCGTCCTCGCTGCGGGACACCTCGTCGAGGAGCGTGACCCAGCGGTCGGCCGGGACCTCGTCGACGGTGGTCGGCAGGCGCAGCTTGCGGGCCTTCTCGGGGGAGAGGTCGGCGACCGGCAGCACGTCGCGGTAGCCGGCGAGCTGAGGCCCGACGGCCTCCGTGAGCGGCTTGATCCCCTGGGAGGTGGAGACGGTGCCGTACTGCTTGAGCAGCCAGCGGATGGGTGAGATCACCGCCTTGCGGGTGCCGGCCTGCGCGCCCACCTGGAGCGTCCAGTTGTCCACCACGGCGTCGTCGGGCAGCGCCTTCAGGAAGGCGGCGCGGGACTCCTCGGAGAGCGCGCGGAAGAGGTGGAGCGGGCCGCCGATCGCGGCGCCCTCGAACTTCGTCCGGCTCAGCGAGGGGCGCGGCGCGCTGGGGGCCAGGTTGCGCAGGTAGGCGGCGTGGACGGCCTCCCGGTACTCCTCGAACCACTGCTCGCCCACCTCGGGGCGCACCCCACCGACCGGCCGTTCCCGCAGGCCGACCTGGGCGAAGAAGGGCGCGTCGTCGGAGTGGAACCCCATGTCGACGGCGACGCTCGGGTCGCGTTCCGCGGTCACCACGGTGCCCGGCAGCATGCAGTCCTCGATCGGCCGGAACTGCCCGGCGGCGGTGCGGACGCGGAGCGTCGAGCGCGGGTCGGGGACCCGCTCCAGGACCTTGTGCGCCAGGTGACGGACACCGGCCTGGCGGAACAGCTCCCAGAACCGTTCCCAGTCCGACCCGGCGTAGTGCTCGAAGCCCTGGTCGAGCACGCTGACGAACCGCCCCTCGGCGTCGGCCTCCCGGATGCCGAGGACGTTGAGCGCGTGGGCCAGCGACGGGTCCTGGGCGAGTTCGTCGACGACGTACACCGTGGACTCGCGCAGACCGCCCTGGTCGGCGCGGCGGAACACCTTGCCGGGCACGGGGGGGACCAGGCCGTGCTCCTCGGTGAGGACGATGTGGGCCCTGCGGGCCTCCTCGGCGAGCGAGGGACGGACCTCGATCATGTCCGCGAGGATGCGGACGGCGGCCTTCGACGCCTCGACGCTGCCGCTCTCGACCAGGGCCTCCAGCCACTCGCGGACGCCGGCCCGCTCGTGCCCGGCCGCGTTGAGGATGTGTTCGACCTTTCCGGAGCGCAGGGTGTCCACCTCGACGCTCGGGTGCAGCCAGTTCGAGGGGCGCCCGGGGCACTCGTGCCACATCCGCAGCCAACGGGACAGGCTCTTGAGGTCCTTCTCGGGGCGCGGGTGGACCTTCAGCTCGGCGGGGACGCGCAGGACGCCGTCCTGGTCGGGCAGCGACGGACGGTTGGCGGCGCGGGCCCAGATCTCGCGGGTCAGGAACTCGTCGGCCCAGCTGATCGACTCCTTCACACGGCCGGGCAGCAGCGGGAGGTAGGCACCCGGGTCCTCGGCGGGAGCCAGCGCGGGGAGCGAGTCGACGACCAACTCCGCCGCCACCCGGATCATCTCCTGGTTGAACGGGGAGGAGTCCAAAAGGTTCTGTCGATCCTCATTTGTCTTCCAGGCGCCGTTGAGGATGCCGCTCAGCGACATCTCGTACTTGGTGGGGAAGAAGGACCAGAACTTGCCGCGACCCCGTGCCCGCGAGCTGACGTACAGGCCGCTCTCCGGGTCCTTCTCCAGGGCGGGGACGGCCCAGGAGAGGTCCAGCGAGACTCGATCGTGCAACTCACCGGCGTCCGCGCGGGCCACCGGACCGGGTTCGTGGGGGGTGGTGAACACCCGCCACCGGTCGGTGGAGGCGGCCTTGCCGGTCCGCTCCTCGACCACGGTGTGCAGGTCGCCGGCCTGCCGGGCGGTGAGCACCCGACGCGCCAGGGGCCGGGGCCGGCGATCCTCCAGCACCACCTTCGCGACGTGCGGCGAGAAGAGCTGGAAGCCGACCGGGAACTCCTCACGCGGCTCGCCGTGGTCCTTGGCCCGACCGCCGTGCATGTCCTTGCCCAGCCGGTCGTCGGCCTTCGGGAGCAGGGGGAGGCGGACGACGGTCGTCGCCCAGGTCAGCAGCTCGTTCAGGACCGGGTCGGTGGCGCGCTCCGCCTGCGCGTCGAGGGGCCGGGCCATCCGCAGGACGGGAGCGTCGAAGCGCTCGCCGTACCGTTCCATGACGCCCGGCACGGCCCTGATCTGCTCGTACGACCAGGCGCGGTCGAATCCGAAATTCCCGGAGCGGCTGAAGAACTGCGGAGTGTCGGTCACCACGAGAACGGATTTCACCCCGACCCCGAAACGCCCGATCTGGCCACCGCGCTTTTTCGACATGCTCATCCGGAGGATGGTCTCCGCGCCTTCCGGAGTCACCTCGGTTCCCTCGTTCGCGCAGTACAGATGGTTTTCCGTGAGGACGACCTGAACTCGCCCCCCGGGCTCGCCGGCGATTTCGTCGGCCGCGTTCTGCACCAATTCGAAAAGCTGACGGTCGCCGTATCCACCCTGTGTGATACGGCGTTCCCCGTTCGCGTGCTCGGCCACGAGACCGGGGTCCACGGCATAGGTCGCGAGAACGCGGGACGATTGTTCGAGAACTGTCTGGATTACCGGTGAGGAGGACACTGCTTCCGCACTCCCGTGAGTGTCGAGGTCCGAGCGAAGGGTCGGGCAACGGGCCGGCCGCCGACTTTTTCGTGCATTCTGCAGCAGTCGGCCCGTGCTCGTTCGCTTTATGAGGTTTTGTACGTGCGTGCCGGTGGGCGTGTGGTAGTGTGCCGCTGACCTGCGAGGATGTCAGGGCGAGGGCGGCTCCTCGTCCGGCAGGTCGAGGTCCGGCTTCTCGACCACCTCGGGGAAGCGCTCGAGGATGTCGAACAATTCGGCCTTCGTCTTCGCCGTCTGGACACTGAGCATGAAGGCGCTCTTGTCCCGGCCCGAGAGTTCGATGAATCCGGAGAGGTTCTCGAAGTCGTTCTCATCCATGGAAGTAACCCGCCCCTGTCATGTCGACGTAGTGATACAGGGGTGCACCGGGCGCACGCCCCCAACATGGATAGCTGTTCTCGGAACCGAGATCTTCTACCCCTGAAAAACCGTAGCGGGTCTCGGACCCGTGTCGCCAGTCCCTTTGGGAAACGTGGCGCCGTAAAGCGCTGATGTCGGATGTCGTGTGGACGGCCTGCCTCCCCGTGGATGATTTTGGACGCACTTCTCCCAAGGCCGCCCGTTTTCCTCGATTTCGAGTTCCACGAGCGGGGCAGAAGTCCCGCCACGCTGAATTGAACGGCAACCGGCCGCAGGCGTCAACCTGAACTGCTGTTCGTGTTTACGAGTTCGCCGAACAAGATGGACTTACGGGTGTGAAATGTAGATATTCGGACAAGTTGGGTACCCGACTGAAGCGGCTCGACCGGTCGGCTCGATCAACTGTTGGTTGACGTGATCTCTCGTGTCAAATTAAGCTCGTGGTCTTGACAGCACACGGCCCGCACGGGAGCCGGAGGGGAGAGCAGGTGGCGCGTGGAGACAGGTGAGGAGTTCGGACCGTGGCTGGCCCGTCAGCTCAAGCTCACGGGGAAGACCCAGGCCGAACTGGCCGATGAACTCGAACTGACCCGGGCCGCCGTCTCCGCGTGGATCACCGGGAGGTCGACCCCCCGCCCGGCCGTGATGGAGAAGATCGCCAGGGCGCTCAACACGGACGTCGGCACGGTGCACACCCGCACCACCGACACCCAGGCCGGCCTCCCGATCACCTGGTACCACCGTCCCGGATACGACGACGGCGGCCGGGACCTCGGCAACGCCGCGGCCTTCGCCTTCGACGCCGACGTACAGGTCCTCGCCCGCGAGACCTGCCAGAACAGCCTCGACGAGCGCCGCAAGGAGACCGGCCGTCCCGTCAGGGTCCGCTACACCCTGCACGAGCTGACGGGGAAGTTCCTCGACGACTTCCGCGACGCGATCCTCTGGAACGACCTCTTCCCGCACTACGCCGCCGTCTCGGAGACCGCCGCGCACCAGAAGGTCGGCCGGGTCGTCGACGCCGGGGTGCGCGACATGTACGAGAAGGGTCGACTGATCCTGCTGCGTGTCGACGACTACAACGCGTCCGGACTCACCGGCGACGACTACGCGGACGGCAAGTTCGCCGCCGTCGTCAGGCGCCAGCTGGAGAGCCTGAAGTCCGGTCCCGGCGCGGGGGGTTCGTACGGCCTCGGCAAGGCGACCCTGTGGGCCACCAGCGCGCTCGGTCTCGTCCTCATCAACTCCACCCTCTCCGAGCCGCACGAGGGACGTACCGAGCGGCGGGTCATCGGCCGACTCGAACTGCCCTGGCGGGAGGTCGACGGCAGGACGTACGCGGGCCCCGCCTGGTTCGGGCGCCCCGACCCCGACACCCGCAACGCCGAGGTCGCCCGTTCCTGGTGGGCGGACGAGAAGACCGTGGAGCGTCTGCACCTCACCAGGGAGAGCGACGAACCGGGCACCTCGTTCCTCGTCGTCGGCGCGCAGGACATGGCCGGACTCCATGAGGACGACGAGAAGGACGCGGACGCCGGGGACGAGGACACCCGCGACATCGGCAGGATGCACCGCCGGCTGGTCGAGGCGTTGGGACGCGACTTCTGGGCCGCGATGACCGGCGGGGGCGGCAGACTCCCCCTCCTGGAGGTCTTCGTCCGCGCGATGCGCAACGGCGAGGTCGTCGAGGAGGAGCGGCAGATCGATCCGTCCGTCGAACAACCCTCCCGGACCCGTGCCCTGCGCGCCTACTACGAGGGAACCACCGTGGACCGGTTCACCGAGGCCGGTCAGGTGGTGGCCCGGAGAGTACCCCTCAGTCTCCCGCTGTCCGGGGGTGGCAGGGGAAGCCACGGGACGCACCAGGCGGTTCTGCTGGTCACCGACTCCGCCACCGACGCCGAGCAGAAGAAGAACGGGCGGCCGAACCAGGTGCACTCGCTCCGAGGCAACCGTATGACCGTCAAGAGGGCGACGGTCCCGAACCTTCCGCTCGGGACCAACCCCTTCCAGGCCGTTGTCCTCGTGGGCGAGGCCGTCGAGGAGTCGACCCCCTTCGCCCGGGACGCCGAGGACTTCCTGCGCGCGGCCGAACCCCCCGAGCACGACAACTGGAAGCAGACGGAGGAGCTGACCCTGCGCTGGTCGCCCTCCGCGTACCGACGGATCAACGCGCTGACCACCGAGGTCAACAACGCGGTCAGGGAACTGGTCGCACGACCGAGGCGCGGCGCCACCGAGGGCGGCGAAGCCCTCCGCAGCGCGTTGACCGTGAAGAAGAAGCCGAAGGCCAAGGTCCCGACCGGTCCGGTGGTGCCGGAGCTGGACGGTCTCGAAGCGTCGATCGGCGACGCGGGGGAGTGGCGGATCACCGCGGAGGTGAAGATCCCGCGCGGCGACGAGATCGTCCCGATGGTGCCGGTCGCCCAACTCGACGTGCGCTCCGGCGGCCGTCCCAGGCTGGACTGGGCCGAGCTCGTGGCGGTCGAGGGCTGCGAGGTGGAGAACGGGACCCTGCGGTTCCCGCCCGGCACACGGCGCGCCAGGTTCCAGGGCTCCACCGACGTCACCAGCCACCCGGTCAAGGCCACGTACTCCCGCCTCGTCGTCGAACTGCGCACCGGAAAGGGGGAGTGACGGGTGAAGATCTATCCGTACAAGCGGCTCAACCGGCCGGTCGCGCTCAGGGTGACCTCGGTCTCCCTCAAGCTCCCCGACGGCTCCTGGGACAAGCTGGAGACCACCGCCTACTCGACCCAGCAGCAGACCGTCGCGCTCGGCGTCGCGGGCCACTCCGACTGGGTGAGCGCCCGGATCGGCCTCTCCGTGACACTGCCGCCCGGGGCGAACGCGCCGGACGCGGCCTGGTCCGACCTGCGGGTCCTCGCCGTGCTGACCGACGGCGAGACCAACCTCCGTACGTCTTCGGACCTCACGCGTGACACGGACGACGGCCACGACTGGTCGGGTTCCGTCGACGTGCACAGGGACGACCACCTGGGAAGGGTCTCCCTCGCCGCGTACGCCGTGGGGACGGTGGACGAGGTGCCGGGGAGATCGGTCGCCGAGACCGACCGGAGCTGGATCGTGGACACGGTGTCCGACGATCCGGTCCAGGAACTCCGACTGGAGGTCCGCCGGGCGTCGTTCAGGAACAGC encodes:
- a CDS encoding DEAD/DEAH box helicase — encoded protein: MSSSPVIQTVLEQSSRVLATYAVDPGLVAEHANGERRITQGGYGDRQLFELVQNAADEIAGEPGGRVQVVLTENHLYCANEGTEVTPEGAETILRMSMSKKRGGQIGRFGVGVKSVLVVTDTPQFFSRSGNFGFDRAWSYEQIRAVPGVMERYGERFDAPVLRMARPLDAQAERATDPVLNELLTWATTVVRLPLLPKADDRLGKDMHGGRAKDHGEPREEFPVGFQLFSPHVAKVVLEDRRPRPLARRVLTARQAGDLHTVVEERTGKAASTDRWRVFTTPHEPGPVARADAGELHDRVSLDLSWAVPALEKDPESGLYVSSRARGRGKFWSFFPTKYEMSLSGILNGAWKTNEDRQNLLDSSPFNQEMIRVAAELVVDSLPALAPAEDPGAYLPLLPGRVKESISWADEFLTREIWARAANRPSLPDQDGVLRVPAELKVHPRPEKDLKSLSRWLRMWHECPGRPSNWLHPSVEVDTLRSGKVEHILNAAGHERAGVREWLEALVESGSVEASKAAVRILADMIEVRPSLAEEARRAHIVLTEEHGLVPPVPGKVFRRADQGGLRESTVYVVDELAQDPSLAHALNVLGIREADAEGRFVSVLDQGFEHYAGSDWERFWELFRQAGVRHLAHKVLERVPDPRSTLRVRTAAGQFRPIEDCMLPGTVVTAERDPSVAVDMGFHSDDAPFFAQVGLRERPVGGVRPEVGEQWFEEYREAVHAAYLRNLAPSAPRPSLSRTKFEGAAIGGPLHLFRALSEESRAAFLKALPDDAVVDNWTLQVGAQAGTRKAVISPIRWLLKQYGTVSTSQGIKPLTEAVGPQLAGYRDVLPVADLSPEKARKLRLPTTVDEVPADRWVTLLDEVSRSEDDTFVGATYVMLTRFGADFPEDSLTRCRIGDAWGTRPDGEITVAVGTAEYRALRAEQLPALLVPTTDDAELMVEKWGMLRYSDVISKETREVPEGEPVPLVELYPALRQRLNGANRNSLVQRCGELEEVTRTPNGTHASPLKSVRQDNTVKVRVPLAPEPMLRLIDAELGLGLGAAGCKAVLEQQERMERDSSMRAARKAVRDTEDVVDKIELLIGADALRSGLPEGLMEAELRATDGTEPTGRRIAQMAFNAHGDGVLQQHARDIQARFPDAPVGYTGSAAAVAFVSDLRLPAAFAGSRTPAPPSSETVAGPRDFPSLHTYQEDLVRNISTMLDRLAPQRGMLSLPTGAGKTRVTAEAVIRWVKRVGDLKGPLLWIAQTEELCEQAVQSWKFVWSKVGAERPLTISRLWSGNEVGNVVDHPHLVVATDAKLERCLGTDQYAWLRQAALVIVDEAHFAISKRYTQILGELGLTQYETGRHLLGLTATPFRNRNEDETRRLVTRFGDRRLDEGVFPSGDPYRDLQEWGMLAQVEHRTLEGGRIELTQDEKTYADRMAMLSRAAEQRLADDHERSRRIVDSVAELPDDWPTLLFATSVDNAKYLAAMLNDRGVPSAAVDSTTSAQDRRTRIENFRSGRTRVLTNYGVLTQGFDAPATRAVVVARPVYSTNVYQQMIGRGLRGPKNGGKESCLILNVSDNIANFDTQLAFTQFEHLWSRT
- a CDS encoding helix-turn-helix domain-containing protein gives rise to the protein METGEEFGPWLARQLKLTGKTQAELADELELTRAAVSAWITGRSTPRPAVMEKIARALNTDVGTVHTRTTDTQAGLPITWYHRPGYDDGGRDLGNAAAFAFDADVQVLARETCQNSLDERRKETGRPVRVRYTLHELTGKFLDDFRDAILWNDLFPHYAAVSETAAHQKVGRVVDAGVRDMYEKGRLILLRVDDYNASGLTGDDYADGKFAAVVRRQLESLKSGPGAGGSYGLGKATLWATSALGLVLINSTLSEPHEGRTERRVIGRLELPWREVDGRTYAGPAWFGRPDPDTRNAEVARSWWADEKTVERLHLTRESDEPGTSFLVVGAQDMAGLHEDDEKDADAGDEDTRDIGRMHRRLVEALGRDFWAAMTGGGGRLPLLEVFVRAMRNGEVVEEERQIDPSVEQPSRTRALRAYYEGTTVDRFTEAGQVVARRVPLSLPLSGGGRGSHGTHQAVLLVTDSATDAEQKKNGRPNQVHSLRGNRMTVKRATVPNLPLGTNPFQAVVLVGEAVEESTPFARDAEDFLRAAEPPEHDNWKQTEELTLRWSPSAYRRINALTTEVNNAVRELVARPRRGATEGGEALRSALTVKKKPKAKVPTGPVVPELDGLEASIGDAGEWRITAEVKIPRGDEIVPMVPVAQLDVRSGGRPRLDWAELVAVEGCEVENGTLRFPPGTRRARFQGSTDVTSHPVKATYSRLVVELRTGKGE